The nucleotide sequence AGTTGAGAAGGACTCTTCAGTCCCTTGCATGCGGAAAAGTTCGTGTCCTTCAGAAGGTGGGCCGATTAGTTCAgaaatcaaatattttactctttCCTGGGGCTTTTCTCCTTTGCTCTTAAGAGAAGTTGTTTTATGCAGTTTCCCAGAGGGAGAGAAGTGGAGGATGAACATTCCTTTGTGTTCAATGATGGATTTACTGCCCCTCTCTACCGTATAAAGGTAACTCCCGCTGCAATAAATATTTATGGAATGGCAATCAGAAGTGTGTGGAGCATGCGTACATATAGAATGCACTTTCTTAGCCACTTTGAGGCAATGTTAATGGTGGGATTGAATCCCATCCCAGATACGTAGAAGGTTCTAAAACTAACTTGATATGTTGGGGGTACAGGTAAATGCCATACAGATGAAAGAAACAGTGGAAGAGAACGCCAGTACGACCGAAAGAGTTTTCCAGGACCGCCAATATCAGGTTTAATCCAGCCCCTCCCCCTTCCTATCGACACAACATGTCGTCAATTTAAAAAAGTGTTTCATATGCATTTGGCAATTTCGGTGGTCAACGGTTTGTGTTGCAGGTTGATGCTGCCATTGTGCGGATAATGAAGACGAGGAAAATTCTGAGTCACACACTTTTGATAACTGAACTCTTCCAGCAGGTGAATAAGAATTCATTTTTCTTCGTATACATTTCTCTATTAGGTGACCTTGATACCTGCTGATGttgggaagaaagaaataatttgttgttgttgttgtaatggAGAAATTTGAATGAGTCTCATAACTCTGTGGATGTATGGCTGAAAATGTGTATTTGTTTTGGTGATGACGCAGCTGAAATTCCCCATAAAACCAACGGACTTGAAGAAGAGGATTGAAAGCCTCATAGACAGGGAGTATCTGGAGAGGGACAAGAACAACCCTCAAATTTACAACTACCTTGCCTAAGCAAGCACCCCTCTTTAACtcttttacatttttatctttctttgtAGAGGTTTAAGGTTtagcaattttgtttttttgtttttggggtGGGAGGGTGGTTCAATCAGAGTCCCATCCCATGTCATCTTATCTCTTATGTACAGTAAAAATGGTAGCATAGATTTTGTCGTGTTGAAAGACTGTTATTAATAGTCGATTTATAATTGTAAATCATGTGTATTTTCTTGCCATCATCATAAGGTGCAAGGGCAGAGTACATGAAATAAGTGCGATAAAGCAGAAAACAAATTGAAGTCAAAACGGAACCACCACACCAATTTTGATTGATGCGGGTGGAGGTTGGGGTCACATTTAGGCTCTGTTTGGAACGGGAAAGGTGGTAATAATAATTCAACCCTTTGgaagatatttaaaaagaaaatgaaaaaggagaaaGGGATTGAATTGAAGTGGACCAATAACAAATAATTCCCCTCCTTCCCTCTCttctctaaaattaaaaaaaaaaaaaaaaaaaaaaacccatttttttttattctttttcatttgtatttaaattctcaaacaaagaaaaagaattttcatCCTTTCTACATTAAACATCCAAATGAAAATTCTTTcccctttctcttttttatgCTTCCAAACATAACCTTAAATTTTCTGGGACCCTTTCTTCCTAACCGGTTTACTTGCGCAAATTAAATTACCAGCATAATGTCACCTCTCGTCTCCCATTGGTTAATATTACCAAaacttatttttcatcttaatcaAGAAACATAGGATTGGCGATGTTGATGTTGGTGTTGGGTAGTCAGTCTCAGTCGAATGCAATCCTGAGAATGATATGAAATGATCTTTTAAGTGATGTTCTTACTGATTCTTGTTTCAGTAATGGGGTTGACGCAGATGCTTATTGATTCTTGACATGAGCCCTATTCGATAGAAGACAACAACGATGCCCATTGCCGATTATCTTTTGCTTCAGTCTCTGCGATGGATGGACTATTATTTCAGCAAGCCACATGCATTGCCACactttgaagaaagaaaattgctATTTGCACATTCTTGTTAACACCCGTATTAATACTTCATTAATCAACAAATAACTATTGATACAACCAcaacacatacacaaaatatagtaattcttttaaatatagtAATCAGATGTGTGTCACAGCCCAGCTCAGCTCAATCttccaaatcattttattcacTTCCATTGCCACAAACAAACAACAATTACAACTCCACCCCACTCCACAACGCTGGCACATTCAACATTCAGACGATTTCTTCTTTACCAAACAACTAGTCTAGCGTTTGTTTACCACAGGCTGCTTCTTGTCGTCTGGATGAAAAGtggtctaaaatattttctcagtAATGAAATTCGAAGGAAGGGAATGATATTAATGAACAAATAACTATTGATATTCTTCTAATAGAAAGATGGATTGTTTATTAACTCAAGAGCACACTGTAAGAGATATAAGCATGCCCTTTTGCAAGTTCACAAAACATTTAGATCCATAATGTACAGATACATGGACCTCAAATTGGATTTTCTCAGAAAACACAAACAAACACCGACTCAGAAACATCAACAGAAATCGATGAACGCAGCGCTACAACGCCCAGATTTAACACAAACCAAGAAAACCCATTTCATTCTTTTCTCGTTTCCTCGTTCCTTCTGCCagggaaaataaagaaattatatacatatatatataagtaaataaatattggAGATGAGGCCAGAGATAGATACCGAAGAGCCCAGAAAGTTCAGGCGGGTTTGACGATGAGATTGGGGGCCGAAGAGGCGTCGGCAGGAAGATTCGGATTTGGATTCAAAGGGGCACGAATGGTGGCGTCATCGTCGGGATCGTAATCGGGGTTGAGATTGCGATCGATGGCTTCGCGGCCCTTCTCCAGGCAGGGCTTGCAAGCGATCTCCATGGTTGCCCATCCGAGCAACAATCCTGCTATCGCTATCAATGCTGTTGTCACcgcccccatctctctctctctctctctctctctctctctatatatatatatatatatcgctctgtgtgtgtgtgtacagtAGTGAATTGTCCTCCTCTGCTTCTGTGTCGGAGGAGGCGATTGAgggtgaaaatgaaaatgggaaAGTCAGATGGTCCGTtctgaagaggaagaggaagaggaagaagaagaagaagaagaagaagaggaagaggaagataattattattggaataacattattattaactCTAGAATTATGGTGTCATTGGGTTGTACTCCTCAATTAGGCCTTTGGAAAATTAGAGGGTGGGCTTGGATGGAAGACATCGATGGCCCAAATTGGTCAAAACAATTCACAATGGGCTTAACTTGTTCTCATACAGGTTTAGTGCTCTTAAGCCTTAGGTTAAGAGCCCGTTTGGCTTAGGGGCTTTAATTGGAGTTGTTTAAAAGCTCTGTTAAAATTTGTGAATAAAATGTACTTTATTTTGTCAGTTAtgtacttgattaaaaaaaatattataagccGTCAGATATTGCCCAgagatccaaaaaaaaaaataaaaaattctgaCCTTTTTCTCTAATCATTCAGACAAAATTGACATAATTCCTTCTTCCATTTAATAGTATAAATTATTCACAGTGGCTGCATGAAGCAACATGAAATCTATATTTGATGTATTGTTGGGTAACATTGCATCTTGAGTGGTAATTGCAGCCCAAATTGAGAACCGTTAGAATGGACTAATTAATATGATTAGTCAGCCATTGACATGCTTAGTCTGCCCATATTATATATCCTGCAAGACATAGCTAAGTATTGAAAATAAGGATGAGTTGCTGCACTCTATAACCAATGTTGAAAATATcgatatcaaaaaatatatcgACGAAAATTGACGTAAAATTTATGGAAAGTACAAAAATTTAGTTAaagacataatatttttttaatgaaacttttagtaatgttaaaataatcatttctacaattaaaaatcatattatatCTAACAAGCAACAATTAAAAGGTATAAATATGGATATAATATATAGACGGgctatataaaaaattgaaaagattctattaaaactttttaattaatttgcatcACACAAGTCATgcaaattttaatatcaaaatgaAGTTCTAGGTAGTTTATACATAGTGTGGTTAGTATCTAGATTTATATAATATTGATATCAtaacatataatttaaatagttTTGAATATAATCACGAACATGCCATGAATAAACTTCTTAATTTGTTTCTACCatttgtccatatatatataaggaatTATGTGTAAAGATCATTGGAGATCCCAAAACTCATGAATTCAAAAGTAGTTGAAATGTTATCTTCATTGGATGATGACAtatctaattgcatttaatggATTCTCCTTATATAATCCTTATCGATAACCCTTATGCCTGGACCCCTAGCTCTACACCCATAGTCTTTATCTTATGTGCAATGAGTGTATTGTTCTCCATAAGTAAATGGGCTCAATGACAAACCTGTATCAGTATCATTTTTTTGAGTAAAAGCATAATTATTTCTCAGTTGTCATCATTATCGTCATCGTCGTCGTCATTATCGCCATCACTATTATCACCATCATTTGTCTTCATTATGAATTCCATTAATATAATCATCTTGATTGAAGCTAGTTGTGGACCTGCACACCTCTCCTCGCATTGTGATGTTACCAATGTTTTCATTACTAATTCCATCAATATAAAAATTACTTGTACCTACTCTCCTTGCATTTTCACGTTCCATGGGTCACCTCTACTACTACTTGAAACCTCTTTTGATAACACctattcaacattaattccaTATTCATGACCACTTGTAGCAATTTAGGGATTGGGGTTTCCTTCGTTATCATCAAGGTGTAGTGGACGAACACATTGAAAGAGTCATTCTTATCCTCTTCTCCTAGTTTCACTAAAATGTCCAAAAGATTcaaatacttattttatttatttgataaaaacttaacaaattcttatttgaaaaacttaattttactttttatttatgaaaatttaactgacatttcttgaatatttctaaaagttttctcaatattttgtaaaatttatactATAAGTTTACAGAAAGGATATTTAACGAAAATATCACTGATATCTTCGGATATTTTGACGGATAAGAGATTACATCCCTTATCTATATCGAAACCCTTGATTTACGAaaatattgacaaaaatatcaCATAAATCACAGATATTTTAAACTATGATCTtaacataattaaacatttGTATTGTCATTCATTCCCGTAGCCTTGctgaaatatataatatcactTTCTGGTTTACAAAGAAAAAGTTCAATAAAGCTAACACTGCTACTGGTTTCGTGCTGATAAACTTTAAAACTTGCCAAACCTCATGATGTAATTAGGCTAATTAGGCTAGGCTAGCCAGGTAATTAAAAGTCAATTACTTCTAAAGCTTAAACAAAAACTAAGATGGCTtgtaatgtaatgtaatgtTGCAGCTATATTCATAAACTTGGACAAGTGCGAAGGCACAAAACCAAACAATAATATTAGCTAAATTGCAAAactagtcactaaattttatactaaactacaaaaagaagatggatgaacttcaatttataacaaaaaaaagttattaaatattttattaagatgcAAAcatatcactaaattttaattttatatataatttcataactaTCATCaattactattaaaaaaaactaatgaaaAGTTAACGTGACTAACAACATATATAGGcccatatataatattaaattgtCACTCCATAAAAAGATTAGTAacctttttgtattttaatatttttttatattttagtataaaGTTAAGTGACTTTTCTGCACTTCAATACAAAGTTTAGTGACCATTTAATTCTTAGCTCGAGTTTAAATGaagtgatattttaatattatatatgaaccCACGTTGTTAGCCATATCaacattctattagtttcttttaaGAGCAATTGACAATAATTATGGATTTGTATATAAAATTgaagtataataatatttttgtatctaaGTGCAAAGTTTAGTGGTCATTTTTGTAATTCAGCCTAATAATATTTGACCAgctacttttattattattagtagtagtagtagtattaTATAGTTAAATTATGAAACTTCCCGCGTTAACCTCATCTTCCACTTTGTTACTTAATCTCTTTTAATTAAGAAGACAAAAACCATATAATTAACATGCATGCGTtagcactatatatatatatatatatatcaaccttAAGTTTTTGAACAACATAGATAGCCGCATATTCTACTCCTTGCAACTTAGGAAAGCACAAAAGTCATCTATCTCTTGTCTCTTAATAATACACACAaacacgcacacgcacacgcacacataGGATTCAATTGATAATTCAACGTGTATTCTCCACCTTCAATGGACCTCCGTGCTAATTGTAACGGATTCGTGGTATTATCTAacttaaaattattagaataattattattaaaattaatatggcAATATATTAAAAGTCTTGTCAAATTATTCAAtggaattaaatattataattattacatatataagaTGCTGGGGGATTTATATATAGCAGCTAGGTATAGATAGCTAGGGCTACAAGTATTGTATTTGTATTGGCTGGTGGCGCGAGTGAGGgcaaatatattaatatttgacCGATCAGAAGGAGAGCCCGCAGCCCGCTTTTAGTAGTAGTGTAGTATACTTTTGGGTTATTTTATTTGCCTTGCTTGGTGTAATGTCAATGGCCACTCACTGTTGAAGATAGACGAGAGGGTTATTGTAATTTGGGTAcgcttttcctttctttattttGCTTATCCTAAAACTTGTGCAATCTTCCACTCAAAGTGGACCAAGTGAGAGTggccactctctctctctctctcgagtGTTTGTACGTTTTTATGCAGGAGACGCTCACTACAAAGAGTGAGGAGGATTTGGTATGTGGGTGAGAGCATCACTCACCCAATCCCAGGGCTAGGAAAACCCAATGTCCTGTCTTCCTCCTCGATCCGATCATTTCATTCattctattaatttattttaa is from Diospyros lotus cultivar Yz01 chromosome 2, ASM1463336v1, whole genome shotgun sequence and encodes:
- the LOC127795242 gene encoding outer envelope membrane protein 7, producing the protein MGAVTTALIAIAGLLLGWATMEIACKPCLEKGREAIDRNLNPDYDPDDDATIRAPLNPNPNLPADASSAPNLIVKPA